The following are from one region of the Vicugna pacos chromosome 9, VicPac4, whole genome shotgun sequence genome:
- the CD37 gene encoding leukocyte antigen CD37 isoform X4 has translation METRDGLPGVSLVPTDSKAPQEKMSAQDGCLSLIKYLLFVFNLFFFVFGSLIFCFGIWILIDKTSFVSFVGLSFMPLQIWSKALAISGILTMGLALLGCVGALKEFRCLLGLYFGTLLLLFATQITLGILISTQWVQLERKVKDVVQKTIQNYRAHPEETAAEESWDYVQFQLRCCGWNSPQDWFHIPSLKRNESEVPHVPCSCYNSSATNDSAIFDKISFPQFSRLGSSAPPRHNADICVVPANSYIYREGCEWNLQKWLRNNLISIVGICLGVGLLELSFMALSIFLCRNLDHIYDRLARYR, from the exons ATGGAGACTCGGGATGGCCTGCCTGGTGTGTCCTTGGTGCCCACAGATTCCAAGGCCCCTCAG GAGAAGATGTCGGCCCAGGACGGCTGCCTCAGCCTCATCAAGTACCTCCTCTTCGTTTTCAACCTCTTTTTCTTC GTCTTTGGCAGCCTGATTTTCTGCTTCGGCATCTGGATACTCATCGACAAGACCAGCTTTGTGTCCTTTGTGG GCTTGTCCTTCATGCCCTTGCAGATCTGGTCCAAGGCCCTGGCCATTTCAGGAATCCTCACCATGGGCCTGGCCCTCCTGGGCTGTGTGGGGGCCCTGAAGGAGTTCCGCTGCCTCCTGGGCCTG TATTTTGGGACACTGCTGCTCCTGTTTGCCACGCAGATTACCCTGGGAATCCTCATCTCCACTCAGTGGGTCCAG CTGGAGCGGAAAGTGAAGGACGTCGTGCAGAAGACGATCCAAAACTACCGCGCCCACCCGGAGGAGACAGCGGCAGAGGAGAGCTGGGACTACGTGCAGTTCCAG CTGCGCTGCTGCGGCTGGAACTCTCCTCAGGACTGGTTCCACATCCCCAGCCTGAAGAGAAACGAGTCGGAAGTGCCCCACGTGCCCTGCTCCTGCTATAATTCATCAGCGACCAACGACTCCGCAATCTTCGATAAGATCTCCTTCCCCCAGTTCAGCCGGCTCGGATCATCGGCCCCGCCTCGACACAATGCAGACATTTGCGTGGTCCCTGCAAACAGCTACATCTACCGAGAG GGCTGCGAGTGGAACCTCCAGAAGTGGTTGCGCAACAACCTCATCTCCATAGTGGGCATCTGTCTTGGCGTGGGTCTCCTTGAG CTCAGCTTCATGGCGCTCTCCATATTCCTGTGCAGAAACCTGGACCACATCTACGACCGGCTCGCTCGGTACCGctag
- the CD37 gene encoding leukocyte antigen CD37 isoform X3 — protein sequence METRDGLPGVSLVPTDSKAPQVFGSLIFCFGIWILIDKTSFVSFVGLSFMPLQIWSKALAISGILTMGLALLGCVGALKEFRCLLGLYFGTLLLLFATQITLGILISTQWVQLERKVKDVVQKTIQNYRAHPEETAAEESWDYVQFQLRCCGWNSPQDWFHIPSLKRNESEVPHVPCSCYNSSATNDSAIFDKISFPQFSRLGSSAPPRHNADICVVPANSYIYREGCEWNLQKWLRNNLISIVGICLGVGLLEVSVAGLTLLLPRSMLHREPQPQVPDAYCSSTGPGPSTDGGGGRYGVLSSSGRSGNVWGGWGMADACPNWGDKAPQGKLPMALGPWPLWDQHEEQLETGSSGKEVEAEVELEAETEGETNEPPE from the exons ATGGAGACTCGGGATGGCCTGCCTGGTGTGTCCTTGGTGCCCACAGATTCCAAGGCCCCTCAG GTCTTTGGCAGCCTGATTTTCTGCTTCGGCATCTGGATACTCATCGACAAGACCAGCTTTGTGTCCTTTGTGG GCTTGTCCTTCATGCCCTTGCAGATCTGGTCCAAGGCCCTGGCCATTTCAGGAATCCTCACCATGGGCCTGGCCCTCCTGGGCTGTGTGGGGGCCCTGAAGGAGTTCCGCTGCCTCCTGGGCCTG TATTTTGGGACACTGCTGCTCCTGTTTGCCACGCAGATTACCCTGGGAATCCTCATCTCCACTCAGTGGGTCCAG CTGGAGCGGAAAGTGAAGGACGTCGTGCAGAAGACGATCCAAAACTACCGCGCCCACCCGGAGGAGACAGCGGCAGAGGAGAGCTGGGACTACGTGCAGTTCCAG CTGCGCTGCTGCGGCTGGAACTCTCCTCAGGACTGGTTCCACATCCCCAGCCTGAAGAGAAACGAGTCGGAAGTGCCCCACGTGCCCTGCTCCTGCTATAATTCATCAGCGACCAACGACTCCGCAATCTTCGATAAGATCTCCTTCCCCCAGTTCAGCCGGCTCGGATCATCGGCCCCGCCTCGACACAATGCAGACATTTGCGTGGTCCCTGCAAACAGCTACATCTACCGAGAG GGCTGCGAGTGGAACCTCCAGAAGTGGTTGCGCAACAACCTCATCTCCATAGTGGGCATCTGTCTTGGCGTGGGTCTCCTTGAG GTGAGTGTGGCAGGGCTGACCCTGCTACTACCGCGCAGCATGCTCCACCGGGAACCCCAGCCGCAGGTCCCGGATGCCTACTGTTCGAGCACCGGGCCCGGGCCGAGCACTGATGGCGGCGGCGGGCGCTATGGTGTGCTGAGCAGCAGCGGGCGTAGCGGCAATGTGTGGGGTGGCTGGGGTATGGCTGATGCCTGCCCCAACTGGGGGGACAAGGCCCCGCAGGGCAAGCTACCCATGGCTCTGGGGCCCTGGCCGCTTTGGGATCAACACGAGGAACAACTTGAGACCGGGAGCTCGGGCAAAGAGGTGGAGGCCGAGGTGGAATTAGAGGCCGAGACGGAGGGGGAGACAAATGAGCCTCCGGAATAA
- the CD37 gene encoding leukocyte antigen CD37 isoform X1 yields the protein METRDGLPGVSLVPTDSKAPQEKMSAQDGCLSLIKYLLFVFNLFFFVFGSLIFCFGIWILIDKTSFVSFVGLSFMPLQIWSKALAISGILTMGLALLGCVGALKEFRCLLGLYFGTLLLLFATQITLGILISTQWVQLERKVKDVVQKTIQNYRAHPEETAAEESWDYVQFQLRCCGWNSPQDWFHIPSLKRNESEVPHVPCSCYNSSATNDSAIFDKISFPQFSRLGSSAPPRHNADICVVPANSYIYREGCEWNLQKWLRNNLISIVGICLGVGLLEVSVAGLTLLLPRSMLHREPQPQVPDAYCSSTGPGPSTDGGGGRYGVLSSSGRSGNVWGGWGMADACPNWGDKAPQGKLPMALGPWPLWDQHEEQLETGSSGKEVEAEVELEAETEGETNEPPE from the exons ATGGAGACTCGGGATGGCCTGCCTGGTGTGTCCTTGGTGCCCACAGATTCCAAGGCCCCTCAG GAGAAGATGTCGGCCCAGGACGGCTGCCTCAGCCTCATCAAGTACCTCCTCTTCGTTTTCAACCTCTTTTTCTTC GTCTTTGGCAGCCTGATTTTCTGCTTCGGCATCTGGATACTCATCGACAAGACCAGCTTTGTGTCCTTTGTGG GCTTGTCCTTCATGCCCTTGCAGATCTGGTCCAAGGCCCTGGCCATTTCAGGAATCCTCACCATGGGCCTGGCCCTCCTGGGCTGTGTGGGGGCCCTGAAGGAGTTCCGCTGCCTCCTGGGCCTG TATTTTGGGACACTGCTGCTCCTGTTTGCCACGCAGATTACCCTGGGAATCCTCATCTCCACTCAGTGGGTCCAG CTGGAGCGGAAAGTGAAGGACGTCGTGCAGAAGACGATCCAAAACTACCGCGCCCACCCGGAGGAGACAGCGGCAGAGGAGAGCTGGGACTACGTGCAGTTCCAG CTGCGCTGCTGCGGCTGGAACTCTCCTCAGGACTGGTTCCACATCCCCAGCCTGAAGAGAAACGAGTCGGAAGTGCCCCACGTGCCCTGCTCCTGCTATAATTCATCAGCGACCAACGACTCCGCAATCTTCGATAAGATCTCCTTCCCCCAGTTCAGCCGGCTCGGATCATCGGCCCCGCCTCGACACAATGCAGACATTTGCGTGGTCCCTGCAAACAGCTACATCTACCGAGAG GGCTGCGAGTGGAACCTCCAGAAGTGGTTGCGCAACAACCTCATCTCCATAGTGGGCATCTGTCTTGGCGTGGGTCTCCTTGAG GTGAGTGTGGCAGGGCTGACCCTGCTACTACCGCGCAGCATGCTCCACCGGGAACCCCAGCCGCAGGTCCCGGATGCCTACTGTTCGAGCACCGGGCCCGGGCCGAGCACTGATGGCGGCGGCGGGCGCTATGGTGTGCTGAGCAGCAGCGGGCGTAGCGGCAATGTGTGGGGTGGCTGGGGTATGGCTGATGCCTGCCCCAACTGGGGGGACAAGGCCCCGCAGGGCAAGCTACCCATGGCTCTGGGGCCCTGGCCGCTTTGGGATCAACACGAGGAACAACTTGAGACCGGGAGCTCGGGCAAAGAGGTGGAGGCCGAGGTGGAATTAGAGGCCGAGACGGAGGGGGAGACAAATGAGCCTCCGGAATAA
- the CD37 gene encoding leukocyte antigen CD37 isoform X2: MSAQDGCLSLIKYLLFVFNLFFFVFGSLIFCFGIWILIDKTSFVSFVGLSFMPLQIWSKALAISGILTMGLALLGCVGALKEFRCLLGLYFGTLLLLFATQITLGILISTQWVQLERKVKDVVQKTIQNYRAHPEETAAEESWDYVQFQLRCCGWNSPQDWFHIPSLKRNESEVPHVPCSCYNSSATNDSAIFDKISFPQFSRLGSSAPPRHNADICVVPANSYIYREGCEWNLQKWLRNNLISIVGICLGVGLLEVSVAGLTLLLPRSMLHREPQPQVPDAYCSSTGPGPSTDGGGGRYGVLSSSGRSGNVWGGWGMADACPNWGDKAPQGKLPMALGPWPLWDQHEEQLETGSSGKEVEAEVELEAETEGETNEPPE; this comes from the exons ATGTCGGCCCAGGACGGCTGCCTCAGCCTCATCAAGTACCTCCTCTTCGTTTTCAACCTCTTTTTCTTC GTCTTTGGCAGCCTGATTTTCTGCTTCGGCATCTGGATACTCATCGACAAGACCAGCTTTGTGTCCTTTGTGG GCTTGTCCTTCATGCCCTTGCAGATCTGGTCCAAGGCCCTGGCCATTTCAGGAATCCTCACCATGGGCCTGGCCCTCCTGGGCTGTGTGGGGGCCCTGAAGGAGTTCCGCTGCCTCCTGGGCCTG TATTTTGGGACACTGCTGCTCCTGTTTGCCACGCAGATTACCCTGGGAATCCTCATCTCCACTCAGTGGGTCCAG CTGGAGCGGAAAGTGAAGGACGTCGTGCAGAAGACGATCCAAAACTACCGCGCCCACCCGGAGGAGACAGCGGCAGAGGAGAGCTGGGACTACGTGCAGTTCCAG CTGCGCTGCTGCGGCTGGAACTCTCCTCAGGACTGGTTCCACATCCCCAGCCTGAAGAGAAACGAGTCGGAAGTGCCCCACGTGCCCTGCTCCTGCTATAATTCATCAGCGACCAACGACTCCGCAATCTTCGATAAGATCTCCTTCCCCCAGTTCAGCCGGCTCGGATCATCGGCCCCGCCTCGACACAATGCAGACATTTGCGTGGTCCCTGCAAACAGCTACATCTACCGAGAG GGCTGCGAGTGGAACCTCCAGAAGTGGTTGCGCAACAACCTCATCTCCATAGTGGGCATCTGTCTTGGCGTGGGTCTCCTTGAG GTGAGTGTGGCAGGGCTGACCCTGCTACTACCGCGCAGCATGCTCCACCGGGAACCCCAGCCGCAGGTCCCGGATGCCTACTGTTCGAGCACCGGGCCCGGGCCGAGCACTGATGGCGGCGGCGGGCGCTATGGTGTGCTGAGCAGCAGCGGGCGTAGCGGCAATGTGTGGGGTGGCTGGGGTATGGCTGATGCCTGCCCCAACTGGGGGGACAAGGCCCCGCAGGGCAAGCTACCCATGGCTCTGGGGCCCTGGCCGCTTTGGGATCAACACGAGGAACAACTTGAGACCGGGAGCTCGGGCAAAGAGGTGGAGGCCGAGGTGGAATTAGAGGCCGAGACGGAGGGGGAGACAAATGAGCCTCCGGAATAA